TGGCCGAACTTGGCACTCTTTCCGAGGCGGGGGCGATTGCCTTCAGCGATGGCATGGCCTCGATTCAAAGTAGCGAGCTGCTTCGTCGCGCGCTCGAATACAGCCTGATGTTCGGCAAGCCGATTCTGCATCATCCGGAATCGATCGAACTTTCGCGTGGCGGCGTCATGCACGAGGGGAAGACTTCGCTCGTACTGGGTCTCGCCGGCATGCCTGCCGAAGCCGAGGACGTGATGACCAGCCGCGACATTCGCTTGACAGAAGCGACCCACGGACGGCTGCATCTACTCAATATTTCAAGCGCCGTGAGTATTGAATTGGTTCGGCGCACCAAACTGCGCGGGATTCACCTGACCGCCGGTGTCTGTGCGATCAATTTCACGCTGACCGATGAAGAGCTGCGGTCGTTTGATGCCGATTTCAAACTCAATCCGCCCCTCCGTTCGCGCGAACATGTCGAGGCCTGCATCGCCGGACTGAAGTTTGGCACCATCGACATCATTTCGGCGGGGCACGCGCCGCGGGCGTCGGAAAAGAAGATGCAGGAGCTTGATCTGGCCCCGTTCGGCATGAGCAGCCTCGAAACCACGTTACCACTCGTTATCACCAAACTGATCGAGCCCGGCCATCTCGATTGGATCAGTGCGCTTGCTAAGCTGACCGTGAATCCTGCGAAATTGCTCGGACTAAATAAAGGAACGCTCCGCGTCGGTGCTGATGCGGATCTCACCATCATCGATCCGGCAACGCGTTGGACCGTTGATCCCAGCAAGTTCAAATCGAAGAGTTGCAACACTCCACTTGCCGGTTACGCCATGATCGGCCGCGCCACCCAGACCATTGTGGGTGGCGAAGTGAAATACGAACGAATTGCCGATTAGCGCCGAACCGATCGCTACCACATTGGAATCGTCAGTTCCTTGCGCGCACCGGCGCGAAGCACGGTGAGCTTGACGGAATCTTGCGGGCCGTGAGCCAGCCGCATTTGCACCAGAAAGTCCGACTCGGAGAGTGGTTCACTCTTGCCATCGACGGCTACGATGACGTCTCCCGCTTTGAGTCCTGCCGCCTGCACCTTCGGTCCACCCTTGCCAAACAGACCTTTCACGACGAGTGCTAGAGTGTCGTCTTTGATGCCTTGCTTCTCACGTTCGGCCGCGGGGAGTAGCTCGAACTTGACACCCTGACGTAGCCCATACCAGGTCGAAGCGCGCCAGCCGATGTCATACTCTTTCCAATTGCCGCTGAGCGCGAGTGTCTTATTTAGCGACTTTCCATCGCGGGTCAGAGTTAGCGGTAATTCACTGGTGCTGGGTGTGGAATTAAGAATCCATTGCACGTCGGCAGTCGAAATCAACGGCTGACCGGCAAGTAAGCTGAGTGTATCGCCGGCTTGAATGCCCGCTTTGTCCGCAGCTGAGCCAGACTGCACACTTTTCACCAGCAGCCCATCGGCCGTGTCGAACGTCAGTCCGACGCGATCCGGCATGGGAAAGACGTACAGATCTTCCTTGTTCAGCCGACCCGCCTCCCACTTGGCCCGTAGGGCAAACTCTTTGACCATGTGGCAATGAATGCAGTTTTGCTTCGTACTGGCAGGCGTGGGCTTGTCGGTTAGACCCGGGGTCTTTTCGGGAACAGCGTATTCGGGGTCTTTGCCAGTTTTCGCAGCCAGTGCTGACTTGTGCTTGTCAAAGTCCCGGTGCAGGGCCAGGGCTCGTTCAGCCGCTTTGCTAAATCCTGCCTGCGAAAGAAGAATGTCAGACTGAGCACCCGTGCTGTTGCGAGTGCCATAGCGGCCATAGATCGTCAGATCGGCATTGAGAAACATGGCCGACCACGACATATCGTAGTCGTATTGAAAGGTCTTCAGGTCGAGCCCATTCGTCTGAATGACCCGCACGCAGACGAACTGCTTCTCGAGCTTCTCGAGTTCTGCATCGGGCTGCATGACTTGTTGATCGAGCGTTCGTCCTGGCGGGCACGGCACGCAGCGCAGTACCACCAGCAGCGGTTTGCCGGTGGCCTTCGCTTCTGCCTTGGCAAGGGGCAGATCGTCATAGATCCAGTGCGGTGCAACATCAATGTCTTTGAGTAGTTCGCCCAGCGGCGATTTCTCGGCCGCTTGAATTGAACTGGCGAATAACATCACAATCGAACAGGCCAATAATAGTCTTGAGTGCATCTCAACTGCTCCTGGCTGGCTGAATTGAGGCCGCCCCACCGAGGGACGACTCGTTTCGGCTGGCTACTCTTTCTTAACGAGAATTTTGGGGAGGTCAGCAACAACTTTGTCGACGGCAGCGGCGGTCAATTCGCCGGCGCGAAAGGCATGATTCGCTTCGACCTTGAAATCGCGATACAACACCACCGTTACTTCAGCATCTTTCGCCACTTCAAAGCCTTCGGGTCCAGCGACTTCGTAGGTCGAGACAATCAGTTTCTTTAGACTGTGCTTCTTCGCACTGGCGGCCAATTGCTCTTTCAGCTTGTCATCTTCATTCAAAAATACAACAAAGCTGCCCATTGCCAGAGCATCGCTGTTTGCAGTCGTCGTTTCCAATTCAGCGAGCAGCTTCCAAAGAGCTTCGCTGGGCTGGCGGGCAAAGACCATCGCGACCGGGCTGACACCGTTCTCGCAAACCAGGCAATGTCGCTCGCCGGCATGTTCACCATTCACATTCAGTGGTTCGAAAATGGCAGTGATTTTCTCGCCGGCCTGCAATCCCGAGCGAACCGGCTCAGCAGCGTATGAGTTGGCCACGAAAATTGCCAACACAAGAACGCTCGCCAATGGTGGCAACTTGGACATCAGTCGAATTCCTGTTCGTGGGAAGGGGGGGCGAAAGGCTTTGCAGGCTGCCGATTGTGGACATTGGCAGGTAACATTTCAAGTCGCAAAGTCGAATCGAAGTGAGATCGCGTAAATTCGCACTCCTGAAAATTAGATACTCGCGGCCGCGATCTTTGCAGCCCGATTTGACCGTCGCACTTTGGTTAGCGAGAATGCGATTGGCTTCGGCCGCCTAAGTCTCTCCCACCTCGCCGCCAGAAAGTGCCCGCCGCTATGCGACCGTCAGCTCTCCGTTGTTGGAACTTCATGCTATTGCTTTTGGCGATTCTTGGTTGCGGTGAGATCGTGGCTGCTCAAGAGAAAGCAGCGCGGCCGAACATTCTGTTCATCATGTCGGACGACCATGCTTATCAGGCGATCAGCGCCTATGGCAGCAAGGTGAACCAGACGCCGAACATCGATCGCCTGGCCAAAGAGGGAATGCGTTTCGACCGCTGCTTTGTGACCAACAGCATCTGCGGACCAGCGCGGGCGGTGATTCTTACCGGCAAGTACAGCCACCTGAACGGCTTCACCACGAACAACAATCGATTCAACGGCGCTCAACAAACCGTAGCAAAGTTGCTGCAAGCGGGAGGCTATCAAACCGCGATGATCGGCAAGTGGCACTTGGTGACCGATCCCACTGGCTTCGATCACTGGAGCGTGCTGCAAGGGCAAGGCCCTTACTACAACCCGGGAATGAAGACGCCGGCTGGCGTCGTCAAACACACGGGCTATACGACTGACATCATTACCGATCAGGCGCTGGAATGGCTCGAAAAAAATCGCGACACAAAGAAGCCATTTCTGCTCATGTATCAGCACAAAGCGCCGCATCGCAACTGGCAACCGCCACCGCGCTATCTGGACAAGTACAAGGACGTCAAGATTCCCGAGCCAGCCAACTTGCTCGACGACTACAAGGGTCGCGGCACACCGGCGCGCGAAAACCAGATGAGCATCGCCAAGCATCTGAGTCCCAACGACCTCAAGCTGGTGCCCCAGCAGGGTACGAATCCCGAACAACGGGCTGCGCTGACCAAAGCCTATGAAGAAGAGAACAAAAGATTCGCCGAAGCGAAGCTGCAAGGCGATGATCTGACCCGCTGGAACTATCAGCGGTATGTGAAAGATTATTTGCGTTGCGTCGACGCCGTCGACGACAACGTGGGCCGCGTACTGAAGTACCTCGATGACAGCGGACTCGCGAAGAACACGATTGTTATCTACACCTCCGATCAAGGATGGTACTTAGGCGAACATGGTTGGTACGACAAGCGTTGGATGTACGAAGAATCGTTTCGCACGCCGCTGATCGTGCGCTGGCCCGGCAAGATCAAGCCCGGCAGCGTGAACAAAGACCTGGTGATGAATCTCGATTTTCCCGAGACGTTTCTCGAAATCGCCGGCTTGCCGATCCCTGCCGATATGCAAGGCTGCAGCATCGTGCCGGTCCTGCAAGGGCAGACTCCGGACAACTGGCGCAAGAGCGTCTATTACCACTACTACGAGTTTCCGCAGCCGCACCATGTGCATCCACACTACGGCGTCCGCACCGAAAAGCACAAGCTGATTCACTTCTACACAATCAACGAGTGGGAGCTGTACGACCTGGAAAAAGATCCGAGCGAAATGCAATCTCGCTACATGGATCCCGCTTACGAGCAGATCGTGGCCGACCTCAAGCGGCAGCTAGAAGAACTGCGCAAGCAGTACAAGGACGACGGTAAGGTGGCCGAATTCGATGAGCTAACACCCAAGCCCTAACTGCAGAGCAAGGTATAATTAAGTGACGTGGCGAACGTCGATTTGAACGAGGGCAATCATGGTTATTCAACTTACTCCGCAGTTGCAAGCCACTCTGGCAGAAGAGGCCAGTAAGCTGGGTGTCACACCCGAGCAACTGGCGATTGCTGCGCTACAGGAGCGATTCCCGGCAAAGACGTCGCTGGTGCTTGCTCCGAATGTTCAGTGGATGGAACCGCAGGATGAATGGGAACGACGACTCTTTTCCATCGGCAAGGATCTCGGTTTCTCCCCACCTCGTGACTGGTTAACCAGCGAGAATTATTACGAATAATGAGCGTTTTGCTGGATACAAGCGTACTTTGCCGTTTAGCGAACAAGGTGGACGTCGATCATGCGATAACGAATGCCGTGCTGATCAAGATCCATCGGCAAGGCGAACGCTCGTGTATTACGGCACAGAACTTGATCGAATTTCGCAACGTGGCCACGCGACCGACCTCTGTTAACGGTTTGGGGATGAGCGCACACCACGCAGATTTGATGAGCGAGGATTTTGAGCGCACATTTCACTTCCTTTCCGACATGCCCACGATCTTTACCGCCTGGAAACAACTCGTTACCAATGCCGGGGTCATTGGCAAGCAGGTCCATGACGCCCGACTGGTGGCAGTCTGCCATGCTCATCAAATCGATCAACTGCTGACGTTCAATGTTGGGCACTTCGCGCGACTCGCTTCGTTTGGTCCACCTTTGAAGATTCTCGATCCGCAGTCCTATTCGCCGCCGGCTTGATCGCCCCGAGACTCGGCTTTAGTTTATCCGCCCAGCGTTTGCCTTGTCCTTCCCGCCGAATTCACTCGCGATTCACGCCATTTGCGGCAATAATTGCTTGGCACGGGCGAACTACTGCCAAAGCAACTTAACGATTCCGGCCAGACTTGGCCGGAAGCACCCGTGATCGCGGGAGAATGAGCCATGACATCTTTGTTTTTGTTTTTTGCCGTCGTCGGTGGAACCGTTCTGATCTGCCAGTTCGTGCTGACCCTAATCGGTCTGAGCGGCGGCCACGAAATTCCCGATGATCTATCCGTGGACCATGGCGGCGATTTTAGCGATGGTAGCGATCAGGGTGGTGACATCGGCCACGGACACTCCGGGGACGCGCACGCGTCAAGTTGGTTGTTCGGCGTACTTTCGTTCCGCACCTTGGTTGCCGCGAGCACGTTTTTCGGATTGGGAGGGCTCGCCGCCCGCGAAGGGGGCCTGCCATTGCTACCGCAGCTCTTGATTGCTGCAGTTTGCGGCCTAGGGGCAATGTATGGGGTACATTGGATCATGAAATTGATCGGTCGCTTGGGAGAGGATGGCACCGTTCGCATTCAGCGAGCGATTGGCCAAGAGGGCACGGTGTACATTCCCATCCCAGGTAGCAGGGCCCAGGCTGGCAAGATTCAGCTTCGCTTGCAAAACCGGTTGATGGAGTACGCAGCGGTAACCGAAGCGACGGGTCGCCTGGCGACGGGAACCAAGGTCCGCGTGGTCGGTGTCGCCGGCGATGTGCTGGAAGTCACGCCGTTGCCTAAGTCCGCCTAACAGCACCGCATGCTGCGGTTTTTCGCAATCTGATTCGCGCTTCTCACGATTCGGGCTCAACGCTCGCAACTGCGGAAGCGCCGCGCAACGCATACACACAGGGGAGATTGGACCATGTCACACGCACTACTGCTCGCCGACGCCGCGACGGTCGCTGGCATCATCGGAATCATCATCGTCTTTGTGGCAATCGTGTTTTTCGGTTTCATCATCATGCTGGTCAGGCAGTTTAAACGTTGCCCCAGCAACCGCGTGCTCGTGATCTATGGTCGCACCGGCAAAGGTGGCCAGGCCAGCAAGACGATCCACGGTGGTGCTGCGTTCGTGTGGCCGCTCGTGCAGGACTATGCCTATCTGAGCTTGGAGCCAATCCAGATTGAAGTGCCGCTGCGAGGCGCGTTGTCGTCGGAAAATATCCGCGTGAACGTCCCTAGCGTGTTCACTGTTGCCATCGATACCAAGCCAGACGTCATGCAGAACGCAGCGGTTCGATTGCTCGGACTGTCGACGCAGGAAGTCCGCAAGCAAGCCGAAGAAATGATCTTTGGTCAATTGCGGCAAGTGATCGCTTCGATGGGGATCGAAGAAATCAACCGCGACCGCGATAAGTTCCTCGAACACGTGCAGCACTCGCTCGAGCCGGAACTCGCGAAGATCGGCCTCCAACTGATTAACGTGAATATCACCGACATCACCGATGAGTCGGGCTATATCGACGCGATCGGCCAAAAGGCTGCGTCGCTGGCCATTCAACAGGCCCGCGGTGACGTCGCCGACAACGAAAAGATGGGTGAAACCCGCGTCGCGGCGGCTGAGCGCGATAAGTCGATTCAAGTATCGAATGCTCGCAAGGAACAAGCGATCGGCACTCGCGAAGCCCAGCGCGATCAGTTGGTGCGCGTTGCCGCTTTGGAAAAAGATCAAGCGGTCGGTGAGAAGCAGGCCGCGTTCGAGCGCGAAGCTTCGGTGAAAGACGCCGAGCGGCACATGCGTATTCAAGTGGCTGAGGCCGATGCCAGCGCCATCGACGGCGAAAATAGCTCCGCCGCCCGCGTGGCTGCCTCCGCTGCCGAACTGGCAATTCGCAAAGCCGAAGCCTACGAAAAGGGTGAAGGACGCCGCAAAGAAGCCGAAGCTCACGTTATGGAGATTCAAAACCGCGCCATGGCCAAGGCTGCCCTTGCCGAGGCTGAACGTGTGGAAGCAGAGCAACGAGCTAAGCTCGAAGCTCCGGCGAAGGCTCAAAAGGCCAAGCAAATCGTCGATGCCGAAGCGATCGCCGAAAAGCGCCTGATCGAAGCCAAGGCTGAAGCCGATGCGATCTTCCTCAAGCTCGAAGCCGAAGCTCGCGGTCAGTACGAGATGCTGGCCAAGAAGGGCGAAGGTCTCAAGCAGATCGTCGCGGCTTGCGGTGGCTCGAACCAGGCCTTCCAGATGCTGATGCTCGAACACCTCGACAACCTGGCCGAAGCTTCGGCCAAGGCGATCTCGAACATCAAGTTCGACAAGGTCGTGGTGTGGGAAGGTGGTGGCGCGAATGGCCGCAGCTCGACCGCTGATTTCCTCAGCGGCATGGCCCGCAGCTTGCCGCCGATGATGCAAGTGATGCGCGATATTGGCGGCGTCGAACTGCCCGAATCGCTCGTCAAACTTGGCACCGACTTGCCATCTGCTGCCGAACCTGTTGTGTCACGCAATGGTGACTCGCCGGCAAAGTCCGCCAAAACCTAAAGCGTCTCCCGCAATTCGCAACGTCAGCGCGCGATGATCGCTGACCCAAGCAAAGGCCCGCTGCTTCGATACGATCGACGGCGGGCTATTTCATTTTACTTTCCACACGCCTTACGCACTTGAGTAGGAAGGCGTGATCTTTGGCATCCCAGGGTTCGCGCAACTCGGATGCCTCCTCATAGAGATCGCGCGCTTCTTCCCAGCTCCCGCTTTGCTCAAACGCGGACGCTGCTTGTCGCAGTTCATAAGTGCGTGCGCGATTGAGTTCGCCGAGAAGGTGCCGGAGAGACTTCTCGGCTTGTGGCTTGGCGACGGCGTGATCTTGAACGAGATAGTCCGCAGCCGTGGCAATTCCCGTTTCAATTTCACTCGCCGTTGGTTCTTCGCCGGCCGGCAAGCTGGCGTGATAGAGTTCCACAGCGCGGATGTATTTCGGTTCGTTCAGCAATCGACCGACGCGAACGTGCTCGGGGGGAAAGAGATAGATGACCAGTGCGACGAAAACCACTAATAGCAGTGTCGTCACGAACCCCGGCGGAAGGCGATAAATGAGTGGCGTTTTTAACGCGGCGAATTGCTCCTTGCCGAGGATCGCAGTCAGCTGTGCAGACGAAGGCTCGAACAAGTTGCCGCCGAAATACAACAGAAAACGGCCGCGCCAATGCCAGAACGAAAATGCTGGCGAAAAGACGTACGCCCGGCGATAAGCAAAGCCCAGCGACAGATCAAATCCCGTCTCTGCCTTCAACTCTTCGCGGCGGACCGAATCGAGTTCCATCACGGGAAGGATCGTTTCTTCCCAACCGAAAGAAGGTCCCTCTTGCTGCGGCTGAGCAACTGCCGCTTGCGGCAGCAGGAGATAGATGAGGAGAAATCCACACAGGCAAAGCGTGCGTATCATCTCCTCACTCCTCGCGAGCAACGTTTTTCCGATCAGCCATCCGCGGCCGAGACAACAAAGGGCAACAGCTTGGCCCGAAACCAGTCAGGAATCGCCACCGATTGCGGCGGCTGGCCCGCGATCATCCGGCAGCAGACGCTGGTAATCTCGCCGACGGCCAACTCGCGACCGGCGAGCGCAAAGCGAAACTGATAACTGGCACTCTTCTCGCCCAGCCTGCTGATGCTAACCTCGATCTCGACGACGTCTTCGTAATGCGCCGGAATGCGAAAGTCGCAGTGGGCATGCACGCGTGGCCAACTCAATTTGCCGCCGCCCGATTTCGCAACCTCATCCTGCATGACCACGCTCAGTCCCTGCGAGCGCAACAGATCGTGCTCGGCCTGTTCCATGAATCGGAAGAAGGCCGAGAAGTGCATGATGCCTGCGGCATCGGTATCGCTGAACTCAACACGCCGCGTTGTACAAAAGGGAAGACTCATGCCGCGATTGTGAACTGCTCAGGCGATCTTCGCCACCCCTGATGAACCTACGAACTGGCCCCCAGCGGAACTTCAAAATATTCCAGACTCCACTCCTGCATGTACCGCACCTGTGTCGGGCGTATGCAGTAGACGATCAGCTGGGGATTATCGAGCGAGCCCAGATACTGCCGCATTAGTGGATTGGCGGCCCAGATTTCGGCGAGTAACGCGCGGTCAGTAACGATTTCGGCCAGCCCGGTGATGCGGACCTGGTTATGGCCGTCATCCATGTAACAGAGTTCGACGCGCGGATTGGCGGCAATCTCAACGGTCTTGTGATAGGCCCGCAGATTAGCGACGAAGATTGTGAAGCCATCGGTCTTTACGGGCGAAACTGGCCGCAAACGCGGCTGGTCGCCATCGAGCGAGGCCAGCATGGGAAAACGATCGGCGGCGACTACCTGACGCGCCAGTTCGGGAACTTGCGCGGGATCGATGGGCTGCGGTTGCGGTTTGGTCATGGCGGGCTGTACTTGCGGAGAGACGCGTCAGGCGATGATGTCGTGAATGACATTGCCGAAGTCGAGATCGAGTCGTTTGCGACCGGGAACTTCCATCAGCCGATGATCGAGCCCCAACTGATGTAAGACCGTGGCGTGAATATCGGTGACATAATGCCGATTCTCGACGGCATGAAAGCCCAGTTCATCGGTGCTGCCGTGGGCAATGCCGCCACGCAGTCCGCCGCCGGCAAGTGCGACCGAAAAACCATACGGATGATGATCGCGGCCATTGCTCCGCTCGGCCCCCGGCGTGCGGCCGAACTCGGTGCCGATCACTACGATTGTTTCGTCGAGCAGGCCCCGCTGTTTTAGGTCTTTGATGAGAGCCGCGATCGGTTGATCGACTTCGCCACACAACTTGCTGTGGCCGGCTTGCAGGTTGCTGTGCGCATCCCAGGCACCAGCCCCGCCGCCACTGCCGTGAAATAGCTGTACGAAGCGGACGCCGCGCTCGACCAGTCGCCGCGCGAGTAGGCACTGCCGACCGAAGGTTTGTGTCGGCCCTTTCTCCACACCGTAGGAGTTTTTGGTGGCCGACGTTTCCGTTGCCAGATCGACTGCTTCCGGTACCGCTCGCTGCATGTGAAAGGCT
Above is a window of Anatilimnocola aggregata DNA encoding:
- a CDS encoding dihydroorotase, with amino-acid sequence MRLLIQNGRVICPDQGLDRVMSVLVEDGRIAALDAEGRGDEQVIDATGKVVAPGLIDIHTQLREPGCEEDETIASGTAAALAGGYTTIACLPETDPPIDTAASVEFVRQKAARAANCNVFVIACVSKNKEGKELAELGTLSEAGAIAFSDGMASIQSSELLRRALEYSLMFGKPILHHPESIELSRGGVMHEGKTSLVLGLAGMPAEAEDVMTSRDIRLTEATHGRLHLLNISSAVSIELVRRTKLRGIHLTAGVCAINFTLTDEELRSFDADFKLNPPLRSREHVEACIAGLKFGTIDIISAGHAPRASEKKMQELDLAPFGMSSLETTLPLVITKLIEPGHLDWISALAKLTVNPAKLLGLNKGTLRVGADADLTIIDPATRWTVDPSKFKSKSCNTPLAGYAMIGRATQTIVGGEVKYERIAD
- a CDS encoding NfeD family protein, which translates into the protein MTSLFLFFAVVGGTVLICQFVLTLIGLSGGHEIPDDLSVDHGGDFSDGSDQGGDIGHGHSGDAHASSWLFGVLSFRTLVAASTFFGLGGLAAREGGLPLLPQLLIAAVCGLGAMYGVHWIMKLIGRLGEDGTVRIQRAIGQEGTVYIPIPGSRAQAGKIQLRLQNRLMEYAAVTEATGRLATGTKVRVVGVAGDVLEVTPLPKSA
- a CDS encoding flotillin family protein — its product is MSHALLLADAATVAGIIGIIIVFVAIVFFGFIIMLVRQFKRCPSNRVLVIYGRTGKGGQASKTIHGGAAFVWPLVQDYAYLSLEPIQIEVPLRGALSSENIRVNVPSVFTVAIDTKPDVMQNAAVRLLGLSTQEVRKQAEEMIFGQLRQVIASMGIEEINRDRDKFLEHVQHSLEPELAKIGLQLINVNITDITDESGYIDAIGQKAASLAIQQARGDVADNEKMGETRVAAAERDKSIQVSNARKEQAIGTREAQRDQLVRVAALEKDQAVGEKQAAFEREASVKDAERHMRIQVAEADASAIDGENSSAARVAASAAELAIRKAEAYEKGEGRRKEAEAHVMEIQNRAMAKAALAEAERVEAEQRAKLEAPAKAQKAKQIVDAEAIAEKRLIEAKAEADAIFLKLEAEARGQYEMLAKKGEGLKQIVAACGGSNQAFQMLMLEHLDNLAEASAKAISNIKFDKVVVWEGGGANGRSSTADFLSGMARSLPPMMQVMRDIGGVELPESLVKLGTDLPSAAEPVVSRNGDSPAKSAKT
- a CDS encoding pyridoxamine 5'-phosphate oxidase family protein, which gives rise to MTKPQPQPIDPAQVPELARQVVAADRFPMLASLDGDQPRLRPVSPVKTDGFTIFVANLRAYHKTVEIAANPRVELCYMDDGHNQVRITGLAEIVTDRALLAEIWAANPLMRQYLGSLDNPQLIVYCIRPTQVRYMQEWSLEYFEVPLGASS
- a CDS encoding Trx7/PDZ domain-containing (seleno)protein → MHSRLLLACSIVMLFASSIQAAEKSPLGELLKDIDVAPHWIYDDLPLAKAEAKATGKPLLVVLRCVPCPPGRTLDQQVMQPDAELEKLEKQFVCVRVIQTNGLDLKTFQYDYDMSWSAMFLNADLTIYGRYGTRNSTGAQSDILLSQAGFSKAAERALALHRDFDKHKSALAAKTGKDPEYAVPEKTPGLTDKPTPASTKQNCIHCHMVKEFALRAKWEAGRLNKEDLYVFPMPDRVGLTFDTADGLLVKSVQSGSAADKAGIQAGDTLSLLAGQPLISTADVQWILNSTPSTSELPLTLTRDGKSLNKTLALSGNWKEYDIGWRASTWYGLRQGVKFELLPAAEREKQGIKDDTLALVVKGLFGKGGPKVQAAGLKAGDVIVAVDGKSEPLSESDFLVQMRLAHGPQDSVKLTVLRAGARKELTIPMW
- a CDS encoding type II toxin-antitoxin system VapC family toxin; this translates as MSVLLDTSVLCRLANKVDVDHAITNAVLIKIHRQGERSCITAQNLIEFRNVATRPTSVNGLGMSAHHADLMSEDFERTFHFLSDMPTIFTAWKQLVTNAGVIGKQVHDARLVAVCHAHQIDQLLTFNVGHFARLASFGPPLKILDPQSYSPPA
- a CDS encoding sulfatase family protein, whose translation is MLLLLAILGCGEIVAAQEKAARPNILFIMSDDHAYQAISAYGSKVNQTPNIDRLAKEGMRFDRCFVTNSICGPARAVILTGKYSHLNGFTTNNNRFNGAQQTVAKLLQAGGYQTAMIGKWHLVTDPTGFDHWSVLQGQGPYYNPGMKTPAGVVKHTGYTTDIITDQALEWLEKNRDTKKPFLLMYQHKAPHRNWQPPPRYLDKYKDVKIPEPANLLDDYKGRGTPARENQMSIAKHLSPNDLKLVPQQGTNPEQRAALTKAYEEENKRFAEAKLQGDDLTRWNYQRYVKDYLRCVDAVDDNVGRVLKYLDDSGLAKNTIVIYTSDQGWYLGEHGWYDKRWMYEESFRTPLIVRWPGKIKPGSVNKDLVMNLDFPETFLEIAGLPIPADMQGCSIVPVLQGQTPDNWRKSVYYHYYEFPQPHHVHPHYGVRTEKHKLIHFYTINEWELYDLEKDPSEMQSRYMDPAYEQIVADLKRQLEELRKQYKDDGKVAEFDELTPKP
- a CDS encoding acyl-CoA thioesterase, which translates into the protein MSLPFCTTRRVEFSDTDAAGIMHFSAFFRFMEQAEHDLLRSQGLSVVMQDEVAKSGGGKLSWPRVHAHCDFRIPAHYEDVVEIEVSISRLGEKSASYQFRFALAGRELAVGEITSVCCRMIAGQPPQSVAIPDWFRAKLLPFVVSAADG